A portion of the Aquila chrysaetos chrysaetos chromosome 4, bAquChr1.4, whole genome shotgun sequence genome contains these proteins:
- the RIDA gene encoding 2-iminobutanoate/2-iminopropanoate deaminase isoform X2 — MASLVKKIISTAKAPAALGPYSQAVLVDRTMYIAGQIGIEPSTGQLVSGGAKEEAKQALKNMGEILKAAGCDYGNVVKTTVLMADMKDFNDINDIYKQFFKTNFPARAAYQVAALPKGARVEIEAIAIQGPLQDASA; from the exons ATGGCCTCGCTCgtgaagaaaataatcagcaCTGCTAAGGCTCCTGCTGCATTGGGTCCCTACAG TCAAGCAGTGCTGGTAGACCGAACGATGTACATTGCAGGACAGATAGGTATAGAACCTTCCACCGGGCAACTTGTCTCTGGAGGGGCAAAGGAAGAAGCTAAGCAG gCTCTAAAAAACATGGGAGAAATCCTGAAAGCTGCAGGCTGTGACTATGGCAATG TTGTGAAGACTACAGTTTTGATGGCAGACATGAAGGACTTCAATGATATTAATGATATTTACAAACAAT ttttcaaGACAAACTTCCCAGCCAGAGCAGCCTATCAGGTTGCTGCTTTGCCCAAA GGTGCCAGAGTTGAGATTGAAGCTATCGCTATTCAGGGACCCCTCCAAGATGCTTCAGCCTGA
- the RIDA gene encoding 2-iminobutanoate/2-iminopropanoate deaminase isoform X1: MASLVKKIISTAKAPAALGPYSTLSQAVLVDRTMYIAGQIGIEPSTGQLVSGGAKEEAKQALKNMGEILKAAGCDYGNVVKTTVLMADMKDFNDINDIYKQFFKTNFPARAAYQVAALPKGARVEIEAIAIQGPLQDASA, from the exons ATGGCCTCGCTCgtgaagaaaataatcagcaCTGCTAAGGCTCCTGCTGCATTGGGTCCCTACAG TACCTTGag TCAAGCAGTGCTGGTAGACCGAACGATGTACATTGCAGGACAGATAGGTATAGAACCTTCCACCGGGCAACTTGTCTCTGGAGGGGCAAAGGAAGAAGCTAAGCAG gCTCTAAAAAACATGGGAGAAATCCTGAAAGCTGCAGGCTGTGACTATGGCAATG TTGTGAAGACTACAGTTTTGATGGCAGACATGAAGGACTTCAATGATATTAATGATATTTACAAACAAT ttttcaaGACAAACTTCCCAGCCAGAGCAGCCTATCAGGTTGCTGCTTTGCCCAAA GGTGCCAGAGTTGAGATTGAAGCTATCGCTATTCAGGGACCCCTCCAAGATGCTTCAGCCTGA